In one Notolabrus celidotus isolate fNotCel1 chromosome 1, fNotCel1.pri, whole genome shotgun sequence genomic region, the following are encoded:
- the thumpd3 gene encoding THUMP domain-containing protein 3, whose protein sequence is MSSQEEGAAEQGPNTEVPSSSSSSTDNEATTGDIITVTIGATVPTGFEHTAAEEVKEKIGVETRISKDRGRIYFPITTDKLFQVHLLRSVDNLFVVVEEYDNYQFKESKEETLMELQELASKLSWTKALEVWKLNRSLKKKKGHRKGGNSTKLKANNVTADAPVPDAEHQELPQEPAAEGQTNSENTLDMESTPQESEEAAPEAKVLKFRVTCNRAGDKHSFSSNEAARDFGGAVQEFFLWKADMTKFDIEVLLNIHNVEVVIGIALTEESLHRRNISHFGPTTLRSTLCYGMLRLCKPEASDIILDPMCGTGAIPLEGAIEFGNSFYIAGDNYDMAVNRTVNNICHIQKRRAEKGSVSGLPIDTVRWDLCNLPMRTSSVDIIITDMPFGKRMGSRKKNWDLYPSCLREMARVCRPGSGKAVLLTQDKKCFSKAISRMGGLWRKMHTVWVNVGGLHAGVYLLKRTGAVYGQTPEDIYESRRTVNTQGDEKDDKELS, encoded by the exons ATGTCCTCGCAAGAGGAAGGGGCTGCTGAGCAGGGCCCCAACACAGAAGTACCATCAAGCTCTTCCTCGTCCACTGACAATGAAGCAACCACTGGTGACATCATCACCGTCACCATTGGAGCCACTGTGCCCACAGGGTTTGAGCACACTGCTGCTGAAGAGGTTAAGGAGAAAATTGGTGTTGAAACACGAATCAGCAAAGACCGTGGACGCATATACTTTCCAATAACCACTGATAAGCTTTTCCAG gtCCACCTTTTGAGGTCTGTTGACAACCtgtttgttgtggttgaggAATATGATAATTATCAGTTCAAAGAATCAAAG GAAGAGACTTtgatggagctgcaggagcTAGCCTCCAAACTCTCTTGGACTAAAGCCTTGGAAGTTTGGAAACTAAACCGCTctctaaagaagaagaaaggccaTCGGAAAGGAGGAAATAgcaccaaattaaaagccaataATGTGACCGCTGATGCACCTGTGCCTGATGCTGAACACCAAGAGTTACCTCAAGAGCCTGCTGCTGAAGGCCAGACAAATTCAGAGAACACACTTGACATGGAGAGCACCCCGCAGGAGTCAGAGGAGGCTGCACCTGAGGCCAAAGTCCTCAAGTTTCGTGTGACGTGCAACAGAGCTGGTGACAAACACAGCTTTTCTTCTAATGAGGCAGCCAGGGACTTTGGTGGGGCTGTGCAGGAATTCTTCCTGTGGAAAGCAGACATGACAAAGTTTGACATAGAG GTGTTGCTAAACATACACAATGTTGAGGTGGTGATTGGCATCGCACTTACAGAAGAGAGTCTTCACAGGAGGAACATCAGTCACTTTGGGCCTACTACTCTGCGCTCTACCTTGTGCTATGGCATGCTAAG GCTGTGTAAACCTGAGGCGTCAGATATAATCCTGGATCCAATGTGTGGGACTGGAGCTATACCGCTGGAG GGGGCCATTGAATTTGGCAATTCATTCTACATTGCTGGAGACAACTATGACATGGCAGTGAACCGCACAGTCAATAACATATGCCACATCCAAAAACGGAGGGCAGAAAAGGGCAG TGTGTCTGGATTGCCCATTGACACAGTGCGTTGGGATCTGTGCAACTTACCCATGAGGACCAGCTCTGTTGACATAATCATCACGGACATGCCCTTTGGGAAAAG AATGGGCTCCAGGAAGAAGAACTGGGACCTCTACCCCTCTTGTTTGAGAGAAATGGCTCGCGTGTGCAGACCAGGCTCAGGGAAGGCTGTGTTGTTGACACAGGACAAGAAATGTTTCTCTAAG GCTATCTCGAGGATGGGAGGGCTGTGGAGGAAGATGCACACTGTTTGGGTCAACGTTGGAGGTTTACATGCTGGAGTCTACCTCCTCAAGAGGACCGGGGCTGTGTATGGTCAAACTCCAGAAGACATCTATGAATCACGAAGAACGGTTAACACGCAGGGGGATGAGAAGGATGACAAGGAGCTCTCTTAA
- the LOC117813585 gene encoding prostacyclin synthase-like, which yields MIWTIFLLFQAVLLYFILTHRKRSKSEPPLDKGVIPWLGHALEFGKDAAKFLNRMKLKHGDIFTVRAAGRYVTVLLDPHSYDTVINDSVSLDFSRYAQVLMERIFNLRLPHHQPSKEKAMMKKHFLGMNLPALNSTLSSHLQVLLKTEIPQNQKDWKEEGLFDFSYSLLFRAGYLTLFGGEQNNNNTDPSHVYEEYKKFDGLLTKMARGTLNPEEKRTAQSVRHKLWELLAPAGLTEDSGSSPWLQSYRQLLQEEGADEETQRRAVLMQLWATQGNVGPAAFWLLGYLLTNPEALTAVKTEMDTLKTSVQNAPVDTAVFDSALEETLRLTAAPFITREVVQEKTLRMADGQEYLLRKGDRVCLFPFSSPQMDSEIHHEPQKFKYDRFLNVDGSAKRDFYKAGRRLKYYTMPWGAGANGCVGKHFAINTIRQFVYMVLSNYDLELCDPHAGMPEVNASRYGFGMLQPERDLLVRYKPRHAQ from the exons ATGATCTGGAccatttttctgcttttccaaGCTGTGCTGCTGTATTTTAttctcacacacagaaaaag ATCCAAGAGCGAGCCACCTCTAGACAAAGGAGTGATCCCATGGTTAGGCCATGCACTTGAATTTGGAAAGGATGCTGCCAAGTTCTTGAACCGAATGAAGCTGAAACATGGGGACATTTTCACA GTACGTGCTGCTGGACGCTATGTGACGGTGCTGCTGGATCCTCACTCATACGACACAGTCATCAACGACTCAGTCTCTCTGGACTTTAGCCGCTATGCTCAGGTGCTCATGGAGAGAATCTTCAACCTGCGGCTCCCGCACCACCAGCCATCAAAAGAAAAAGCAATGATGAAAAA GCACTTCCTGGGAATGAATTTGCCCGCCCTAAACAGCACCTTAAGCAGCCACCTGCAGGTCCTGCTGAAAACCGAGATTCCTCAGAACCAGAAAGACTGGAAAGAGGAGGGACTGTTCGACTTCTCTTACAGCTTACTATTCAG GGCGGGGTACCTGACCTTGTTTGGAGGAgagcagaacaacaacaacacagatccCTCACACGTCTACGAAGAGTATAAGAAGTTTGATGGTCTATTAACCAAGATGGCGAGAGGCACACTGAACCCAG aggagaagaggacagcCCAGAGTGTTCGGCACAAACTGTGGGAGCTTTTGGCTCCAGCAGGTCTGACTGAGGACTCGGGGTCGAGCCCCTGGCTTCAGTCTTATCGGCaactcctgcaggaggagggtgCTGACGAGGAGACGCAGAGGAGGGCTGTACTGATGCAACTCTGGGCCACACAG GGTAATGTTGGTCCTGCTGCATTTTGGCTCTTGGGCTACTTGTTGACAAACCCTGAAGCTCTGACAGCGGTGAAGACGGAGATGGACACCTTGAAGACATCTGTGCAGAATGCACCTGTGGACACTGCTGTGTTTG ACAGTGCCTTGGAAGAGACACTCAGACTCACTGCTGCCCCCTTCATCACCAGGGAAGTAGTGCAGGAGAAGACTCTTCGTATGGCTGATGGCCAGGAGTATCTGCTGAGGAAAGGAGACagggtgtgtttgtttcctttcagCAGCCCTCAAATGGACTCTGAGATCCACCATGAACCGCAG AAATTCAAATACGATCGCTTCCTGAATGTCGAtggatcagcaaagagagatTTTTATAAAGCAGGGAGGAGGCTGAAATATTACACCATGCCGTGGGGCGCGggagccaatggctgtgtgggAAAGCACTTTGCCATCAATACCATCAGACA GTTTGTTTATATGGTGCTGTCCAACTATGATTTGGAGCTGTGTGACCCACATGCTGGTATGCCGGAGGTAAACGCCAGTCGGTATGGATTTGGGATGCTACAACCAGAGCGGGACCTGCTTGTCAGATATAAACCCAGACATGCACAATAG